A genomic segment from Desulfonatronum lacustre DSM 10312 encodes:
- a CDS encoding beta-ketoacyl-ACP synthase III, producing MSAHIIGTGAFVPERVVTNIDLQGLVDTNDEWIVSRTGIKERRIAEPGQSCSMLGVEAAKRALEDAKISARDVTHVLVATFSPDAYIPSTAYILREKLGIPRGMAMDVSAACTGFLFALETARAFVALHPEAVVLVVGSEVVSSRLNWEDRGTCVLFGDGAGAAVVTGKPSPGSAEVLDVLLDGDGSLSDLLVVRGGGSATPMKLGQTVSEDFFVQMQGREIFKHAVRSMAAICQRILEKNGLTPSDIDLVVPHQANIRIIESLAGRLDVPMDKVFVNIEKYGNTSAASIPLALAEAREKALIPPGSKVMLTAFGGGLNWAAALLQY from the coding sequence ATGTCGGCACATATTATCGGAACTGGGGCCTTTGTTCCTGAACGGGTCGTGACCAACATCGACCTGCAAGGGTTGGTGGACACCAACGATGAATGGATCGTCAGCCGGACGGGAATCAAGGAGCGACGGATCGCCGAGCCCGGACAATCCTGTTCCATGCTGGGCGTCGAAGCCGCCAAGCGGGCTCTGGAGGACGCCAAGATTTCCGCGCGGGACGTGACCCACGTCCTGGTGGCCACCTTTTCTCCGGACGCCTACATTCCCTCCACGGCGTACATCCTGCGTGAAAAGCTGGGCATTCCCCGGGGCATGGCCATGGACGTATCGGCGGCCTGCACCGGTTTTCTGTTCGCCTTGGAGACCGCGCGGGCCTTTGTCGCCCTACACCCCGAAGCCGTGGTCCTCGTGGTCGGCAGCGAAGTGGTTTCTTCCCGACTGAACTGGGAGGATCGCGGAACCTGCGTCCTGTTCGGCGACGGAGCCGGGGCGGCGGTGGTCACGGGCAAGCCTTCCCCGGGCAGCGCGGAGGTGCTGGACGTGCTCTTGGACGGCGATGGGTCGCTTAGTGATCTGTTGGTGGTTCGCGGCGGAGGGTCGGCGACCCCGATGAAGCTCGGCCAGACCGTTTCCGAGGATTTTTTCGTTCAGATGCAGGGCCGGGAGATCTTCAAGCACGCCGTGCGTTCCATGGCCGCCATCTGTCAACGGATACTGGAAAAAAACGGACTGACCCCTTCGGACATCGACCTGGTCGTTCCGCACCAGGCCAACATCCGGATCATCGAGTCCCTGGCCGGTCGACTGGACGTTCCCATGGACAAGGTGTTCGTGAACATCGAAAAATACGGCAACACCTCGGCGGCCTCCATTCCCCTCGCCCTGGCCGAAGCCCGGGAAAAGGCATTGATTCCCCCGGGAAGCAAAGTTATGTTGACGGCCTTCGGCGGCGGACTGAACTGGGCCGCGGCATTGTTGCAATACTGA
- the acpP gene encoding acyl carrier protein, whose translation MSMEEKVKKIIVDQLGVSADQVTPDAAFVDDLGADSLDLTELIMAMEEEFGVEIDDEDAQKMTKVKDALAYIQSKVA comes from the coding sequence ATGTCAATGGAAGAAAAGGTCAAAAAAATCATCGTCGATCAGCTCGGCGTTTCCGCCGATCAAGTGACTCCGGACGCAGCCTTTGTCGACGACCTGGGCGCGGACTCTCTGGACCTGACGGAACTGATCATGGCCATGGAAGAGGAGTTCGGCGTTGAAATCGATGATGAAGACGCTCAGAAAATGACCAAGGTCAAGGACGCGTTGGCCTACATTCAGTCCAAGGTGGCCTGA
- the ribH gene encoding 6,7-dimethyl-8-ribityllumazine synthase, which yields MHHLETIEGRLDATGLRFAILASRFNDFIVDRLVGGAVDYLVRHGAAKSDITLVRIPGAYEMPLAAKRLAETKRFHGVVCLGAVIRGATPHFDYVSAEVSKGLAQVMLDTGVPVGFGVLTTDTLEQAVERAGSKAGNKGVDAAAAALEMIRVLEQV from the coding sequence ATGCATCATCTTGAAACCATTGAAGGCCGTCTGGACGCCACCGGGCTGCGTTTCGCGATTCTGGCCAGCCGGTTCAACGACTTCATCGTGGACCGCCTCGTGGGAGGAGCCGTTGACTACCTGGTTCGGCACGGCGCGGCCAAGAGCGACATCACGCTGGTCCGGATTCCCGGGGCCTATGAAATGCCCCTGGCAGCCAAGCGGCTGGCGGAGACGAAACGCTTTCACGGCGTCGTCTGCCTGGGCGCGGTGATTCGCGGAGCCACCCCGCATTTCGACTATGTCTCGGCCGAGGTTTCCAAGGGCTTGGCCCAGGTGATGCTGGACACCGGGGTCCCCGTGGGCTTCGGCGTCCTGACCACGGACACCCTGGAGCAGGCCGTGGAACGGGCCGGCAGCAAGGCCGGCAACAAGGGCGTGGACGCCGCGGCCGCGGCCCTGGAAATGATTCGCGTCCTGGAACAGGTCTGA
- a CDS encoding bifunctional 3,4-dihydroxy-2-butanone-4-phosphate synthase/GTP cyclohydrolase II — protein sequence MALCSIEEAIEDIRQGRMIILVDDENRENEGDLTIAAQSVTPEIINFMAIHGRGLICLAMEPELVEKLDLPMMASRNESRFGTAFTVSIEARAGVSTGISAYDRATTILTAVADDAKAEDIVSPGHVFPLRAKKGGVLVRAGQTEGSVDLARLAGMKSAAVICEIMRDDGNMARMPDLEEFAAKHDMKIASIADLIRYRMKHDSLSVRRVGEANLPTCNGGDFRVFAYESDLDNSVHLALVKGEINPEEPVLVRVHSQCLTGDVFGSLRCDCGPQLQAAMRIIAEEGNGVILYMRQEGRGIGLANKIKAYCLQDSGRDTVEANVDLGFAPDLRDYGVGAQILVDLGVSKMRLMTNNPKKIVGLEGYGLEVAGRVPVEVQACEQNLQYLLTKKEKMGHMLDFKADKEKAHASS from the coding sequence ATGGCACTGTGCAGCATCGAAGAGGCCATCGAGGACATCCGCCAGGGGCGGATGATCATTCTGGTGGACGACGAGAACAGGGAGAACGAGGGCGATCTGACCATCGCGGCTCAGAGCGTGACCCCGGAGATCATCAATTTCATGGCCATTCACGGCCGGGGATTGATTTGTCTGGCCATGGAGCCGGAGTTGGTGGAAAAGCTGGATCTGCCTATGATGGCTTCCCGAAACGAATCGCGGTTCGGCACGGCCTTCACCGTGTCCATAGAGGCCCGTGCCGGAGTGTCAACGGGGATTTCGGCCTATGACCGGGCCACCACGATTCTGACCGCCGTGGCCGACGACGCCAAGGCCGAGGACATCGTCTCCCCGGGACACGTTTTTCCGTTACGGGCCAAGAAGGGCGGGGTGCTTGTCCGGGCCGGGCAGACCGAGGGCAGCGTGGACTTGGCCCGTCTGGCCGGCATGAAATCCGCGGCGGTGATCTGCGAGATCATGCGCGACGACGGCAACATGGCCCGGATGCCCGATCTGGAGGAATTCGCGGCCAAGCACGACATGAAGATCGCGTCCATCGCCGATCTGATCCGCTACCGGATGAAGCACGACTCCCTGTCCGTGCGCCGGGTAGGCGAGGCCAATCTGCCCACCTGCAACGGAGGAGACTTTCGGGTTTTTGCCTATGAAAGCGACTTGGACAACAGTGTCCACTTGGCCTTGGTCAAGGGCGAAATTAATCCGGAAGAACCGGTCCTGGTCCGGGTGCACAGCCAGTGTCTGACCGGGGACGTCTTCGGCTCCCTGCGCTGCGATTGCGGCCCCCAGCTTCAGGCGGCCATGCGGATCATCGCCGAGGAAGGCAACGGAGTGATTCTGTACATGCGCCAGGAAGGCCGCGGCATCGGTCTGGCCAATAAGATCAAGGCCTACTGCCTCCAGGACAGCGGTCGGGACACCGTGGAAGCCAACGTGGACCTGGGCTTTGCCCCGGACCTGCGGGACTACGGGGTCGGCGCGCAGATTCTCGTGGACCTGGGCGTGAGCAAGATGCGGTTGATGACCAACAATCCCAAAAAGATCGTCGGCCTGGAGGGCTACGGTTTGGAAGTTGCCGGACGGGTTCCGGTGGAAGTCCAGGCCTGCGAGCAGAACTTGCAGTATCTGCTGACGAAGAAGGAAAAAATGGGACACATGCTGGATTTCAAAGCTGACAAGGAGAAGGCCCATGCATCATCTTGA
- the ribD gene encoding bifunctional diaminohydroxyphosphoribosylaminopyrimidine deaminase/5-amino-6-(5-phosphoribosylamino)uracil reductase RibD has protein sequence MNSFVLPDDAEKIMLQAAALAERGKGRTAPNPCVGAVLTQDGRIVAQGYHRGPGLPHAEVDVLQDAARQGINPQACILWVTLEPCNHTGRTPPCTQAILQAGIRRVVVGTADPNPRVIGGGIDSLRDNGVQVVVGVAEQACRDLIADFRTWIDSPLPYLYLKLACTLDGRIATRSGDSQWISNARSREKVHALRERVGAVMVGAGTFRADDPRLTCRLSEADRPPNRPPDRPSDQLADPRTQPLAIVVGSNLPNTTNFFLLRERPGETIFWTTEAAAQSTAAERLRALGARVWGAGTGDRVDLESCLIRLRSELGVMDVLCEGGGGLAQHLITAGLVGEWWLFLAPKTLGDARAVPVLSGAEVPRMADAWSWRTSRVQELDGDFRLVLRPEPTLDHGQDASCEEGGCSPA, from the coding sequence TTGAACAGCTTTGTTCTCCCTGACGATGCCGAGAAAATCATGCTCCAGGCCGCGGCCCTGGCCGAGCGGGGCAAGGGCCGGACCGCGCCCAATCCGTGTGTCGGCGCGGTGCTGACCCAAGACGGCCGGATCGTGGCCCAGGGGTATCATCGCGGACCGGGGCTGCCCCATGCCGAGGTGGACGTCTTGCAAGACGCCGCGCGGCAAGGGATCAATCCTCAAGCGTGCATCCTGTGGGTGACCTTGGAACCCTGCAATCATACCGGGCGTACTCCTCCCTGCACCCAGGCCATTCTTCAAGCCGGTATTAGGCGGGTCGTGGTGGGTACGGCGGACCCCAATCCAAGGGTGATCGGGGGCGGCATCGATTCTTTGCGGGACAACGGAGTCCAGGTGGTCGTCGGCGTGGCTGAGCAGGCTTGTCGGGACCTGATCGCGGACTTCCGGACCTGGATCGACTCACCACTTCCCTACCTGTATCTCAAGCTGGCCTGCACCCTGGACGGTCGGATCGCCACTCGTTCCGGAGATTCTCAGTGGATCAGCAACGCCCGGTCCCGGGAAAAAGTCCACGCTCTGCGGGAACGGGTCGGAGCCGTGATGGTCGGGGCGGGCACGTTCCGGGCGGATGACCCCCGGCTGACCTGTCGGCTCTCCGAAGCTGATCGACCGCCGAACCGACCGCCTGACCGTCCGTCGGACCAACTGGCGGACCCGCGGACCCAACCCCTGGCCATCGTAGTGGGCTCCAATCTGCCAAACACGACAAACTTTTTTCTGTTGCGCGAGCGCCCTGGGGAAACCATTTTCTGGACCACCGAGGCCGCGGCGCAAAGCACGGCGGCTGAACGGCTGCGCGCCCTTGGGGCACGTGTCTGGGGAGCCGGAACCGGCGACCGTGTTGATCTGGAGTCCTGTCTGATCCGGCTGCGCTCCGAGTTGGGCGTGATGGACGTGCTGTGCGAGGGCGGGGGGGGCTTGGCTCAGCATTTGATCACCGCCGGTCTCGTGGGAGAATGGTGGTTGTTTCTGGCACCCAAGACCCTGGGCGACGCCCGGGCCGTGCCTGTGCTGTCCGGGGCCGAGGTTCCGCGAATGGCCGATGCGTGGTCCTGGCGGACCAGCCGGGTTCAAGAGCTTGACGGAGATTTTCGGCTGGTGCTGCGTCCGGAACCGACACTGGATCATGGTCAAGACGCTTCATGTGAGGAGGGCGGATGTTCACCGGCCTGA
- a CDS encoding deoxycytidylate deaminase codes for MRLPWPEYFMGIAKLVAERSTCLRRKVGALAVQGKRILATGYNGAPAGLEHCLDIGCLREQMGIPSGQRHELCRGLHAEQNVIIQAATHGVRLEGAQIYCTTQPCLICTKMLINCGVEAIFFEQGYPDDLAVNMLREAGVRFEQLCSP; via the coding sequence ATGCGACTGCCGTGGCCGGAATACTTCATGGGTATCGCCAAACTGGTGGCCGAACGATCCACCTGTCTGCGGCGCAAGGTCGGGGCGTTGGCCGTGCAGGGCAAGCGGATCCTGGCTACGGGATACAACGGCGCTCCGGCCGGGCTGGAACACTGCCTGGATATCGGCTGTTTGCGGGAACAGATGGGGATTCCCTCTGGCCAGCGGCATGAGCTGTGCCGGGGCCTGCACGCCGAGCAGAACGTAATTATCCAGGCCGCCACCCACGGGGTTCGGCTGGAGGGCGCGCAGATTTACTGCACCACCCAACCGTGTCTGATCTGCACCAAAATGTTGATCAACTGCGGCGTTGAGGCGATCTTCTTCGAACAGGGGTACCCCGACGATTTGGCCGTGAACATGCTGCGTGAGGCAGGAGTGCGCTTTGAACAGCTTTGTTCTCCCTGA
- the glyA gene encoding serine hydroxymethyltransferase, which produces MNLDELRRHDPEIAEAVRLEELRQLHKLELIASENFTSPAVRMTMGSVLTHKYAEGYPGKRYYGGCEYVDMAETLAQERAKQLFKVEYANVQPHSGSQANMAVYFGALQPGDVILGMDLSHGGHLTHGSPVNFSGKLYKVVFYGVSKETGTIDYDQVRTMAREHRPKVIVAGASAYSRVIDFPKFREIADEVGAKLMVDMAHIAGLIAADLHPSPVGSAHFITTTTHKTLRGPRGGMILSTDEFGKLLNSQIFPGIQGGPLMHVIASKAVAFGEALRPEFATYQQQVIKNAQAMAKALTDAGFALVSGGTDNHLMLMDLTNKDITGKDAEIALDKAGITVNKNTVPFETRSPFVTSGIRLGTPALTTRGMTEEHMVRVVEWIVKALDQRDNDTELQRIEVEVQTFASQFPLFAG; this is translated from the coding sequence ATGAACCTTGACGAACTTCGCCGCCACGACCCGGAAATCGCCGAAGCTGTGCGCCTGGAAGAACTGCGGCAACTGCACAAGCTGGAACTGATCGCCTCGGAAAATTTCACCTCGCCGGCCGTGCGCATGACCATGGGCAGCGTGCTGACCCACAAGTACGCCGAGGGGTATCCGGGCAAGCGCTATTACGGCGGCTGCGAATACGTGGACATGGCCGAGACGCTGGCTCAGGAGCGGGCCAAGCAACTGTTCAAGGTTGAATACGCCAACGTCCAACCCCATTCCGGCTCTCAGGCCAACATGGCGGTTTATTTCGGGGCGTTGCAGCCCGGGGACGTGATCCTGGGCATGGACCTGTCCCATGGCGGGCACCTGACCCACGGCAGCCCGGTGAATTTTTCCGGCAAGTTGTACAAGGTGGTTTTTTATGGCGTCAGCAAGGAAACCGGGACCATTGATTACGACCAAGTCCGGACCATGGCTCGGGAGCACCGACCCAAGGTTATCGTGGCCGGGGCCAGCGCCTATTCCCGGGTGATCGATTTTCCAAAATTCCGGGAAATCGCCGACGAGGTTGGAGCCAAGTTGATGGTGGACATGGCGCATATCGCCGGACTGATCGCCGCGGACCTGCATCCTTCGCCCGTGGGCAGTGCTCACTTCATCACCACAACAACGCACAAGACATTGCGCGGACCGCGCGGCGGGATGATCCTGTCCACGGACGAGTTCGGCAAGCTTTTGAACTCCCAAATTTTTCCCGGAATTCAGGGCGGCCCGTTGATGCACGTGATCGCCTCCAAGGCCGTGGCCTTCGGCGAAGCCCTGCGCCCCGAGTTCGCCACGTACCAGCAACAGGTGATCAAGAACGCCCAGGCCATGGCCAAGGCTCTGACCGACGCCGGATTCGCCCTGGTTTCCGGGGGGACGGACAACCACCTGATGCTCATGGACCTGACCAACAAGGACATCACGGGCAAGGATGCCGAGATCGCCCTGGACAAGGCCGGGATTACGGTGAACAAGAATACGGTTCCGTTCGAGACCCGCTCTCCGTTCGTGACCTCCGGAATTCGCCTGGGCACCCCGGCCTTGACCACGCGGGGCATGACCGAAGAGCACATGGTCCGCGTCGTGGAGTGGATCGTGAAGGCCCTGGATCAGCGCGACAACGACACTGAACTGCAGCGGATCGAGGTCGAGGTGCAGACCTTCGCGTCTCAGTTTCCGTTGTTCGCTGGGTAA
- the fabG gene encoding 3-oxoacyl-[acyl-carrier-protein] reductase, producing MSELIKTALVTGASRGIGRSAALRLAQDGYQVYLTYVSKPELAEAVQGAIESHGGKAEAFRLDVGDAQAVSAFFQEHVKDKVRLEVLVNNAGMTKDNLIIRMKPADWEAVLRVNLTGSFVCLQEAAKLMIRQRYGRIINISSVVGQMGNAGQANYAASKAGLIGLTKSAAQELASRGITVNAVAPGFIDTDMTSGLSEEIQNVYMERIPMRRFGQAEEIADTVAFLASESAGYITGQVIGVTGGMYM from the coding sequence ATGAGCGAATTGATCAAGACCGCCCTGGTCACCGGGGCCTCCAGGGGGATTGGCCGGTCCGCGGCTTTGCGGCTGGCCCAGGACGGATATCAGGTCTACCTGACCTATGTCAGCAAGCCGGAATTGGCCGAGGCCGTCCAGGGGGCCATCGAATCCCACGGCGGCAAGGCCGAGGCGTTTCGGTTGGACGTGGGGGATGCTCAGGCGGTTTCCGCTTTTTTTCAGGAGCACGTCAAGGACAAGGTTCGCCTGGAAGTACTGGTGAACAACGCCGGGATGACCAAGGACAACCTGATCATTCGGATGAAACCGGCGGATTGGGAAGCGGTTCTGCGCGTCAACCTGACCGGAAGCTTCGTCTGCCTCCAGGAGGCGGCCAAACTCATGATTCGCCAGCGCTATGGACGGATCATCAACATCTCTTCGGTGGTCGGCCAGATGGGCAACGCCGGGCAGGCCAACTACGCTGCGTCCAAGGCCGGCCTGATCGGGCTGACCAAGTCCGCGGCCCAGGAGTTGGCCTCGCGGGGGATCACGGTCAATGCCGTTGCTCCCGGGTTCATCGATACGGACATGACCTCGGGCCTGTCCGAAGAGATACAAAACGTCTACATGGAACGGATTCCCATGCGCCGCTTCGGCCAAGCCGAGGAGATTGCCGACACCGTTGCTTTTTTGGCGTCCGAGAGCGCCGGGTACATCACCGGACAGGTGATCGGCGTGACGGGCGGCATGTACATGTAG
- the fabF gene encoding beta-ketoacyl-ACP synthase II, with translation MSRKRVVVTGLSAVTPLGVDARTSWERLIKGESGIAPLTRFDATDHATKIAGEVKGFEPEKYMPVKQTRRMELFAQFAVAAAKMLLEDADWTIPEDRAHRTAAIIGCGIGGLDALERSQTTMLKSGPRKISPFFIPSLIANMAAGQVSIFTGAKGNNLVTTSACASGLHSIGTAFSELLLGRADAAICGGTEACLTPLAMAGFNALKALSTRNDEPQLASRPFENNRDGFVMGEGCGLLLLETLEHAQARGAKILAEVVGYGASGDAFHITAPDEDGSGMSLAMRAALDEAGIAPEEVDHINAHGTSTKLNDITETRAIKKVFGKHAASIAITGNKSMIGHLLGAAGGVESVFSVLTLRHGMIPGTINMVEPDPECDLDYVSDGSRKADIRYVLCNSFGFGGTNATILYKRWDG, from the coding sequence ATGTCCAGAAAGAGAGTAGTCGTCACCGGTCTTTCGGCGGTCACGCCCTTGGGCGTGGACGCACGGACCAGTTGGGAAAGGTTGATCAAAGGGGAGTCGGGTATCGCCCCGTTGACCCGCTTCGACGCCACGGATCACGCAACCAAGATCGCCGGGGAGGTCAAAGGGTTTGAGCCGGAGAAATACATGCCGGTCAAACAGACCCGCCGGATGGAACTGTTTGCGCAGTTCGCCGTGGCCGCCGCCAAGATGCTCCTGGAGGACGCCGACTGGACCATCCCCGAGGACCGGGCCCACCGCACCGCAGCGATCATCGGATGCGGCATCGGCGGGCTGGACGCCCTGGAGCGCTCCCAGACCACCATGCTCAAAAGCGGGCCGCGGAAAATTTCTCCGTTCTTCATTCCGTCCCTGATAGCCAACATGGCTGCCGGGCAGGTGTCCATTTTTACCGGGGCCAAAGGCAACAATCTGGTCACCACTTCGGCCTGCGCCTCGGGGCTGCATTCCATCGGCACGGCCTTTTCCGAACTGCTGCTGGGTCGGGCGGACGCTGCCATCTGCGGCGGGACCGAAGCCTGCCTGACGCCCTTGGCCATGGCCGGGTTCAACGCCCTCAAGGCCCTGTCCACCCGCAACGACGAACCGCAACTGGCTTCGAGGCCTTTTGAAAACAATCGCGACGGATTCGTCATGGGCGAGGGCTGCGGCCTGCTGCTCCTGGAAACCCTGGAACACGCCCAGGCCCGTGGGGCGAAAATTCTGGCCGAGGTGGTGGGTTACGGCGCTTCGGGCGACGCCTTTCATATCACCGCCCCGGACGAGGACGGCTCCGGCATGTCCCTGGCCATGCGGGCCGCCCTGGACGAAGCCGGGATCGCTCCGGAGGAAGTGGACCACATCAACGCCCACGGCACCTCCACCAAGCTCAACGACATCACCGAGACCCGGGCCATCAAGAAGGTTTTCGGCAAGCATGCGGCTTCCATCGCCATCACCGGCAACAAGTCCATGATCGGCCATCTGCTTGGCGCCGCCGGCGGGGTGGAGAGCGTTTTTTCGGTCCTGACTCTGCGCCACGGCATGATTCCCGGGACCATCAACATGGTCGAGCCGGATCCCGAATGCGATCTGGACTACGTCTCCGACGGCTCCAGAAAGGCCGACATTCGATACGTACTCTGCAATTCCTTCGGTTTCGGCGGGACCAACGCCACTATTCTGTACAAGCGCTGGGACGGTTAG
- a CDS encoding riboflavin synthase: MFTGLIQGPGKVLGVTGRQGEGSGNRETRLEIGPESPIRDYVRGESIAINGVCLTVETFAPDRFSVFASAETLRLTNLGGLRTGMRVNLERALAMGDRLGGHLVSGHVDCLARVGETRQVGQSRWFRLLYPEEFSPLVVIKGSVTLDGISLTVNQCGEGFLEVNIIPETWQNTTISEWRPGRDVNMETDLIGKYVQRMLGPWAGTSSRPSGTTMTGGGGISEAFLREHGF; this comes from the coding sequence ATGTTCACCGGCCTGATTCAAGGACCGGGCAAGGTTCTGGGCGTCACGGGCCGCCAGGGCGAGGGAAGCGGCAATCGGGAAACCCGCCTGGAGATTGGCCCGGAGTCTCCGATCCGAGACTACGTTCGCGGAGAGAGCATCGCTATCAACGGCGTCTGTCTGACCGTGGAGACGTTCGCCCCGGACCGGTTTTCCGTGTTCGCCTCGGCCGAGACCTTGCGGCTGACGAACTTGGGCGGCCTGCGGACCGGGATGCGGGTCAACCTGGAACGGGCCCTGGCAATGGGCGACCGGCTGGGCGGGCACCTGGTCAGCGGCCACGTGGACTGTCTGGCCCGGGTCGGAGAAACGCGCCAAGTGGGCCAGTCCCGCTGGTTTCGGTTGCTTTATCCCGAGGAGTTTTCTCCTTTGGTGGTGATCAAGGGCTCGGTAACCCTGGACGGGATCAGCCTGACGGTCAATCAGTGCGGCGAAGGATTTCTGGAAGTGAACATCATCCCGGAGACCTGGCAAAACACGACCATTTCCGAATGGCGGCCGGGCCGGGACGTGAATATGGAAACCGACCTGATCGGTAAATACGTGCAGCGCATGCTGGGCCCTTGGGCCGGAACGTCGTCGCGTCCCTCGGGGACGACCATGACCGGAGGCGGCGGGATCAGCGAGGCGTTTTTGCGCGAACACGGCTTTTAA
- the plsX gene encoding phosphate acyltransferase PlsX: MPQNKPCIAVDAMGGDFGPSVVIRGALDALRTQDIRVILVGREPDIRAELAAAKATDADVEVVHAEQVIEMQDKPSDALRRKKNSSVQVAFRLVKEGRADGVVSAGNSGATLACGMFILGRIDGIDRPALAGILPTEKKPMVLIDVGANVDCKPHNLLQFALMADVLARSVLGVPKPRVGLMSIGEEEGKGNSQVKLAFDLLRKSSLNFKGNVEGRDVFTGDVDVVVCDGFVGNVVLKLSEGLAVSLGRLLKRELMAGFWSKCGCLFAKGALRRFSRRIDYAEYGGAPLLGLKGIGIVCHGASNPKALSSAIHMAATFVRNRSNDHLSEELAANRDIVQLSRAGTTLSSSNGQGLLSRVPEKSLEKTSEQTPEQPSGQPSAEGFTVRQGSEHEFRQAPGVVN, encoded by the coding sequence ATGCCGCAAAATAAGCCCTGCATCGCCGTGGACGCCATGGGGGGCGATTTCGGTCCCTCGGTCGTGATCCGCGGTGCGCTGGACGCGCTGCGTACGCAAGACATCCGGGTGATCCTGGTGGGTCGTGAGCCGGATATCCGCGCGGAACTGGCCGCCGCGAAGGCGACGGACGCCGACGTGGAGGTGGTGCACGCCGAGCAGGTCATCGAGATGCAGGACAAGCCTTCGGACGCCCTGCGCCGCAAAAAAAACAGCTCGGTGCAGGTCGCTTTCCGGCTGGTCAAGGAAGGTCGGGCCGACGGGGTGGTCAGCGCTGGAAATTCCGGAGCGACCTTGGCTTGCGGCATGTTCATTCTGGGCAGGATCGACGGCATTGATCGACCGGCCCTGGCCGGAATCCTGCCCACGGAAAAAAAGCCCATGGTGCTCATCGACGTGGGTGCCAACGTGGACTGCAAGCCGCACAACCTCTTGCAGTTCGCCTTGATGGCCGATGTTCTGGCCAGGTCCGTGCTGGGGGTGCCCAAGCCGCGGGTCGGCCTGATGAGCATCGGCGAGGAAGAGGGCAAGGGCAATTCCCAGGTCAAGCTGGCCTTTGATCTGCTGCGCAAATCCTCCCTGAACTTCAAGGGCAACGTCGAGGGCCGGGACGTGTTCACCGGAGACGTGGACGTGGTGGTCTGCGACGGGTTCGTGGGCAACGTGGTCTTGAAGTTGAGCGAAGGCTTGGCCGTTTCTCTTGGCCGGTTGCTGAAGCGGGAACTCATGGCCGGTTTTTGGTCCAAATGCGGGTGTCTGTTCGCCAAGGGGGCCTTGCGGCGTTTTTCCCGGCGCATCGACTACGCCGAATATGGCGGGGCTCCCCTGCTGGGTCTGAAGGGCATCGGCATCGTCTGTCACGGCGCTTCCAACCCCAAGGCCTTGAGCAGCGCGATCCACATGGCCGCGACCTTCGTGCGGAATCGTTCCAACGACCATCTGTCGGAAGAACTGGCCGCGAATCGGGATATCGTTCAGCTCAGTCGGGCTGGTACAACCTTGTCGTCGAGCAACGGGCAGGGCCTTTTGAGCCGAGTGCCTGAGAAGTCCTTGGAGAAGACCTCGGAGCAGACCCCAGAACAGCCGTCGGGACAGCCGTCGGCCGAAGGTTTTACGGTGCGCCAAGGCTCGGAGCACGAGTTCAGGCAAGCTCCCGGCGTGGTCAATTGA
- the nusB gene encoding transcription antitermination factor NusB has protein sequence METPKVHRRAARRRALQCVFALSFQKFENAEQIRRAFWALPVDDDESDEGSGPGEVGKAGAGSSKETISQTPLPEDQEFGLGLVTGVFGRLDEIDALIRRFSKHWKIERIAKAELSILRLGVYELLYEPEIPLRVSINEAVELSKEFADDQSFPFVNGILDAVAKAVSHGEFGIRKQF, from the coding sequence ATGGAAACCCCGAAAGTACACCGACGAGCGGCCCGCAGGCGGGCCTTGCAGTGCGTCTTTGCCCTGAGTTTTCAGAAATTTGAAAATGCGGAGCAGATTCGGCGGGCGTTTTGGGCCCTGCCCGTGGACGACGACGAGTCGGACGAAGGAAGCGGACCGGGTGAGGTCGGAAAGGCCGGGGCCGGATCGTCCAAAGAGACGATATCACAGACGCCGCTTCCAGAGGATCAGGAATTCGGCCTAGGCTTGGTGACCGGCGTTTTTGGTCGGCTGGACGAGATTGACGCGTTGATTCGGCGTTTTTCCAAGCACTGGAAGATCGAGCGGATCGCCAAGGCCGAACTGAGCATTCTCCGGCTGGGCGTTTACGAATTGCTGTACGAACCGGAGATCCCATTGCGGGTGAGCATCAACGAAGCCGTGGAGTTGAGCAAGGAGTTCGCGGACGACCAGTCCTTTCCTTTCGTGAACGGCATTCTCGACGCCGTGGCCAAGGCGGTGAGCCATGGTGAGTTTGGGATTCGTAAGCAGTTCTGA